A part of Sinorhizobium chiapasense genomic DNA contains:
- a CDS encoding urocanate hydratase translates to MPKANPRHPNFPIPGGPELRAKGWRQEALLRLLENVLSVGEDPDNLVVYAALGKAARNWPSHRAIVKTLIEMDGDQTLVIQSGKPVGLLKTHAKAPLVIMANCNIVGQWAKAEVFYELQRKGLICWGGLTAGAWQYIGSQGVVQGTYEIFMRIAERRFGGDLSGRFVLTAGLGGMGGAQPLAGRMAGAAILCVDIDPERAKKRQQVGYLQEIAPHLDAALAMINAAVKEKRALSVGLVGNAAEIYPEIARRGIVPDVVTDQTSAHDLVYGYVPKGMSLDQVRSLREDGQGQLMAASRASIVEHVKAMLDFQKKGAEVFDNGNLIRTQAREGGVANAFDIPIFTEAYLRPLFARAIGPFRWMALSGEESDIALIDDLLLEMFPDNRIITNWIRLARQHIPFEGLPARIAWLGHGERTALARRVNQLVASGELKGPIAFSRDHLDAGAMAHPNIMTERMKDGSDVIADWPLLDAMLLCSSMADLVVVHSGGGGYAGYMTSCGVTVVADGTPAADERLDHALTNDTSLGVIRYADAGYQESFEEIAAKGIGHVKV, encoded by the coding sequence ATGCCGAAGGCCAATCCCCGTCACCCGAACTTTCCGATTCCCGGCGGGCCGGAGCTGCGTGCCAAGGGCTGGCGGCAGGAGGCGCTGTTGCGGCTGCTCGAAAACGTACTGTCGGTCGGCGAGGATCCGGACAATCTCGTCGTCTACGCGGCGCTGGGCAAAGCCGCGCGCAACTGGCCGTCCCATCGGGCAATCGTCAAGACGCTCATCGAGATGGATGGGGACCAGACACTGGTCATCCAGTCCGGCAAGCCGGTCGGCCTGTTGAAGACCCATGCCAAGGCGCCGCTTGTCATCATGGCCAATTGCAACATCGTCGGCCAATGGGCGAAGGCCGAGGTCTTTTACGAGCTGCAGCGCAAGGGGCTAATCTGCTGGGGCGGGCTGACGGCAGGCGCCTGGCAATATATCGGCAGCCAGGGGGTGGTCCAGGGCACCTACGAGATCTTCATGCGGATAGCCGAGCGTCGCTTCGGCGGCGATCTCTCCGGCCGTTTCGTGCTGACCGCCGGGCTCGGCGGCATGGGGGGCGCGCAGCCGCTTGCCGGCCGCATGGCGGGCGCCGCCATCCTCTGCGTCGATATCGATCCGGAACGCGCAAAGAAGCGCCAGCAGGTCGGTTATCTTCAGGAGATCGCGCCTCACCTCGACGCGGCGCTCGCGATGATCAATGCGGCGGTCAAAGAGAAGCGCGCGCTCTCCGTCGGCCTCGTCGGCAATGCCGCGGAAATCTATCCCGAGATCGCCCGGCGCGGCATCGTTCCGGATGTGGTGACAGACCAGACTTCGGCGCATGATCTCGTCTACGGCTACGTGCCGAAGGGCATGAGCCTCGATCAGGTGCGGTCGCTGCGCGAGGACGGGCAGGGCCAACTGATGGCAGCAAGCCGCGCCTCGATCGTCGAGCACGTGAAGGCCATGCTCGACTTCCAGAAAAAGGGCGCGGAGGTCTTCGACAACGGCAACCTGATCCGCACGCAGGCGCGGGAAGGGGGCGTTGCCAACGCCTTCGACATTCCGATCTTCACCGAAGCCTATTTGCGTCCGCTCTTTGCCCGGGCCATCGGACCGTTCCGCTGGATGGCGCTTTCCGGCGAAGAGAGCGACATCGCCCTGATCGACGACCTGCTCCTCGAAATGTTTCCGGACAATCGCATCATCACCAACTGGATCCGGCTCGCGCGGCAACACATTCCCTTCGAGGGTCTGCCGGCGCGCATCGCCTGGCTCGGCCACGGCGAACGCACGGCGCTTGCGCGGCGTGTCAATCAACTGGTCGCCAGCGGGGAACTCAAGGGACCGATCGCCTTCTCACGTGATCATCTCGATGCCGGCGCGATGGCGCATCCGAACATCATGACGGAGCGGATGAAGGATGGTTCCGACGTAATCGCCGACTGGCCACTCCTCGACGCCATGCTGCTCTGCTCTTCGATGGCCGATCTCGTCGTCGTCCACTCGGGCGGGGGCGGCTATGCCGGTTATATGACGAGCTGCGGTGTCACCGTCGTCGCGGATGGTACCCCGGCCGCCGACGAACGGCTCGACCATGCGCTGACCAACGACACGTCGCTCGGAGTCATCCGCTATGCAGACGCGGGCTACCAAGAATCCTTCGAAGAGATCGCGGCAAAAGGCATCGGGCATGTGAAGGTGTGA
- a CDS encoding ABC transporter permease, translating into MRAFISSVYLFLYAPIALVVLFSFNAGRNASEFTGFSTAWYGKALGNTFLVSALQNSLMIAFTSAALAAVFGTMAALGMERLGTRKRAVFDALFAAAIVVPGVVIGIATLVALVALFSFVNPALATIWPGDQPPQLGLGYGSIIAAHGLFSMALVTMIVKARIASLGGDIVEASSDLYATPLTTFRLIVLPQILPSILAGFLLAFTFSFDDFIIAFFVAGSKTTLPIYVFASIRRGVTPEINAIATLVLVASLLLILTARLLMREKKSKSGE; encoded by the coding sequence ATGCGCGCCTTCATTTCCTCCGTCTATCTCTTCCTCTACGCCCCGATCGCGCTGGTCGTGCTGTTCTCCTTCAATGCCGGCCGCAATGCGAGCGAGTTCACCGGCTTTTCGACCGCCTGGTACGGCAAGGCCCTCGGCAACACGTTCCTGGTCTCGGCGCTGCAAAACAGCCTGATGATCGCCTTTACGAGTGCGGCGCTCGCTGCCGTCTTCGGCACGATGGCTGCACTCGGCATGGAGCGGCTCGGCACGCGCAAGCGCGCCGTCTTCGATGCCTTGTTCGCTGCGGCGATCGTCGTGCCGGGCGTCGTCATTGGCATTGCCACCCTGGTCGCGCTCGTCGCCCTCTTCTCCTTTGTCAATCCGGCGCTCGCGACGATCTGGCCGGGCGACCAGCCGCCGCAACTCGGCCTCGGCTATGGCTCGATTATCGCCGCCCACGGCCTTTTCTCGATGGCGCTCGTGACCATGATCGTCAAGGCGCGGATCGCAAGCCTCGGCGGCGATATCGTGGAAGCGTCGAGCGATCTCTACGCGACGCCGCTCACCACTTTCCGCCTGATCGTGCTGCCGCAGATCCTGCCGTCCATTCTTGCCGGCTTCCTGCTCGCCTTCACCTTCTCGTTCGACGATTTCATCATCGCCTTCTTCGTCGCCGGCTCGAAGACGACCCTGCCGATCTATGTCTTCGCCTCGATCCGCCGCGGCGTGACGCCGGAAATCAACGCGATCGCGACCCTGGTATTGGTCGCCTCGCTGCTCCTGATCCTCACAGCGCGCCTTCTGATGCGTGAAAAGAAAAGCAAATCCGGGGAGTGA
- a CDS encoding Zn-dependent hydrolase codes for MSATQTNLSVDARRIADIVKGLARITEPDRPYTRRAFTPLFLEGRAFLEQCFKAAGLDTRIDAAGNLIGRRKGRKPALGTIMLGSHSDTVPEGGRFDGIAGVAAALEVARSLSDAGIELDHDLEIVDFLAEEVSIFGVSCVGSRGMAGLIPDGWLSRTHGELTLRQGIVEAGGDPSRLPSSKRSDVKAFLELHIEQGPVLEAERLDIGVVTAISGITRIEIVVEGQADHAGTTPMGRRRDALVAASRLVLEIEKLGFAHAAGEGHFTATVGEFEIEPNAANVVPSRARLLIDARAELRPQMEVFIAEGEALAARIAEETGITITPPKVISDNHPTPGDPLVLSTLQAACDRVGARHRLMASGAGHDTAWMGRITKAAMIFIPCRDGRSHAPEEWAENDDIALGAAVLFEAVRRLDGQLQEKK; via the coding sequence ATGAGCGCAACGCAGACCAATCTGTCGGTCGATGCACGCCGCATCGCAGATATCGTCAAGGGGCTGGCGCGCATCACTGAGCCCGATCGACCCTATACCCGCCGCGCCTTCACGCCGCTCTTTCTCGAAGGTCGCGCTTTCCTGGAGCAGTGTTTCAAAGCCGCGGGCCTCGATACGAGGATCGATGCGGCCGGCAATCTCATCGGCCGGCGCAAGGGCCGCAAGCCGGCGCTCGGCACCATCATGCTCGGCTCGCACTCGGACACGGTGCCGGAAGGCGGCCGCTTCGACGGGATCGCCGGCGTGGCGGCGGCGCTTGAAGTGGCGCGCTCTCTTTCTGACGCGGGCATCGAGCTCGACCACGATCTGGAGATCGTCGATTTTCTTGCAGAGGAAGTATCGATCTTCGGCGTTTCCTGCGTCGGCAGCCGCGGCATGGCAGGGCTTATTCCGGATGGCTGGCTGAGCCGTACGCACGGCGAACTGACGCTCCGCCAAGGGATCGTCGAGGCCGGTGGGGATCCTTCCCGCTTGCCCTCGTCGAAGCGCTCCGACGTCAAGGCGTTCCTGGAACTGCACATCGAGCAGGGACCGGTACTCGAGGCCGAGCGCCTCGACATCGGCGTGGTCACCGCGATCTCCGGGATCACGCGCATCGAGATTGTCGTCGAGGGACAGGCGGACCATGCGGGGACGACGCCGATGGGGCGTCGTCGCGACGCGCTGGTCGCGGCCTCGCGGCTTGTGCTGGAGATCGAGAAGCTGGGCTTTGCCCATGCGGCAGGTGAGGGCCACTTCACCGCGACCGTCGGCGAATTCGAGATCGAACCCAATGCTGCGAATGTCGTGCCCTCGCGGGCGCGGCTGCTGATCGATGCCCGCGCCGAACTGCGGCCGCAGATGGAGGTGTTCATCGCCGAGGGCGAGGCGCTTGCCGCCCGCATCGCCGAGGAGACCGGCATCACGATCACGCCGCCGAAGGTGATCTCCGACAATCACCCGACACCCGGCGATCCCTTGGTTCTTTCGACGCTGCAAGCGGCCTGCGACCGCGTCGGCGCGCGTCACCGGCTGATGGCTTCCGGGGCCGGCCACGACACGGCCTGGATGGGCCGGATAACGAAAGCCGCGATGATCTTTATTCCCTGTCGCGATGGCCGGTCGCATGCGCCCGAGGAGTGGGCCGAAAACGACGACATCGCGCTTGGCGCGGCGGTGCTCTTCGAAGCCGTGCGACGGCTCGACGGACAATTGCAGGAGAAGAAATAG
- a CDS encoding ABC transporter permease encodes MQAPMNTKRNLVTAALVAPAAAWLCIFLVLPFIAMLVFAFGERAPEGGYQAAFTFAQFANLPTRAAAFWNTLVLAPAGALLCLLVAYPVAYYLAVRANPRYRLILVSLVVVPFWTSLLVRTYAWMYILGSRGIPNLLTMIGIEDVRMLNTPGAVLLGIVYGYLPLMIMPIYVSLEKLDRRLLEASADLGAKPVSTFFGVTLPLSLPGVMTGVALVTILLLGEYLIPQLLGGGKVFFIGNALVDLFLQSRNWPFGSAIAVTLVAVVVVVLMVAMRIAWKVAGTRQVDLV; translated from the coding sequence ATGCAAGCGCCGATGAACACGAAGAGGAATCTGGTGACGGCAGCGCTGGTCGCACCGGCGGCGGCGTGGCTTTGCATCTTCCTCGTGCTTCCCTTCATCGCGATGCTGGTCTTCGCCTTCGGCGAGCGCGCGCCGGAGGGCGGGTATCAGGCGGCCTTCACCTTCGCCCAATTCGCCAACCTGCCGACGCGGGCGGCCGCGTTCTGGAACACGCTGGTGCTCGCGCCCGCCGGCGCCCTGCTCTGCCTGCTGGTCGCCTATCCCGTCGCCTATTACCTCGCGGTCAGGGCGAACCCGCGCTATCGCCTCATCCTCGTTTCGCTCGTGGTCGTGCCGTTCTGGACGAGCCTGCTGGTGCGGACCTATGCCTGGATGTACATCCTCGGGTCGCGCGGCATTCCCAATCTGCTTACGATGATCGGCATCGAGGATGTGCGGATGTTGAACACGCCCGGCGCCGTGCTGCTCGGCATCGTCTATGGCTACCTGCCGCTGATGATCATGCCGATCTATGTGAGCCTCGAAAAACTCGACCGTCGACTCCTGGAGGCTTCCGCCGATCTTGGCGCCAAGCCGGTCTCCACCTTCTTCGGCGTCACCTTGCCGCTTTCCCTACCCGGCGTGATGACCGGTGTCGCGCTCGTCACTATCCTGCTCCTCGGCGAGTACCTGATCCCGCAGCTTCTCGGCGGCGGTAAGGTCTTCTTCATCGGCAATGCGCTCGTCGATCTCTTCCTGCAGTCACGCAACTGGCCGTTCGGCTCGGCGATCGCCGTCACCCTCGTTGCCGTCGTCGTCGTGGTGCTGATGGTGGCGATGCGGATCGCTTGGAAAGTCGCGGGCACAAGACAGGTGGATCTCGTCTGA
- a CDS encoding TfoX/Sxy family protein, translating to MARDAGLEELVRQDLGDRPGLSEKPMFGGLAFLLNGNLLCGAREDGMLVRLGKGNDDWALALPGIVQMVMGERRMHGWVRAGAEAYGDDALRRRLLDAAMGFVETLPPK from the coding sequence ATGGCACGCGACGCGGGGCTCGAGGAGCTGGTGAGGCAAGACCTCGGCGACCGGCCGGGACTTTCGGAAAAGCCGATGTTCGGTGGTTTGGCCTTTCTCCTGAACGGCAATTTGCTCTGTGGCGCGCGAGAGGACGGGATGCTGGTGCGGCTTGGCAAGGGCAATGACGATTGGGCCTTGGCGCTGCCCGGCATCGTGCAGATGGTGATGGGAGAGCGCCGGATGCACGGCTGGGTGCGCGCCGGCGCGGAGGCCTATGGCGATGACGCCTTGCGCCGACGCCTGCTGGATGCGGCGATGGGCTTCGTCGAAACGCTGCCGCCGAAGTGA
- a CDS encoding DUF917 domain-containing protein, whose product MGRILTEKDVEAAVKGGSVYAAGGGGWADHGRMLGYAAVSVGKPELVSINELKPDDWVATAAAIGAPASTTPWEMRGVDYVKAVQLLQEALGEKLSGLIIGQNGKSSTLNGWLPSAILGTKVVDAVGDIRAHPTGDMGSIGLAGSPEPMIQTAVGGNREESRYIELVVRGATAKVSPILRTAADMSGGFIASCRNPMRASYVKANAALGGISMALTLGEAIIAAEGKGGSAIIDAIVNATNGSILAEGTITDKSVVYTKEAFDIGTVTLGKGDDSTVLHVMNEYMAVETPDGVRLATFPDVITTLSPEGEPLSVGQLQVGMTVFVLHVPKSVIPLASSVLDPSVYPPVEKAMGIEIARYALAGKR is encoded by the coding sequence ATGGGCCGGATACTGACGGAAAAGGATGTCGAGGCGGCGGTCAAGGGCGGCTCCGTCTATGCGGCGGGCGGCGGTGGTTGGGCCGACCACGGACGCATGCTCGGATACGCCGCCGTCTCCGTCGGCAAGCCGGAACTGGTTTCGATCAACGAGCTGAAGCCGGACGATTGGGTGGCGACCGCCGCTGCAATCGGTGCGCCAGCCTCGACGACGCCGTGGGAAATGCGCGGCGTCGACTACGTGAAAGCCGTTCAATTGCTGCAGGAGGCACTCGGCGAAAAGCTGTCCGGCCTGATCATTGGGCAGAACGGCAAATCTTCGACGCTCAATGGCTGGCTGCCCTCGGCGATCCTCGGCACCAAGGTGGTGGATGCCGTCGGCGATATCCGTGCCCATCCGACGGGGGATATGGGGTCGATCGGTCTCGCCGGTTCGCCCGAGCCGATGATCCAGACGGCGGTCGGGGGGAACCGCGAGGAGAGCCGCTATATCGAACTCGTGGTCCGGGGCGCAACAGCCAAGGTGTCGCCGATCCTGAGGACCGCGGCCGACATGTCCGGCGGCTTCATCGCCTCCTGCCGCAACCCGATGCGTGCGTCCTACGTCAAGGCTAATGCCGCGCTCGGCGGCATCTCCATGGCACTGACTCTGGGCGAGGCGATTATCGCTGCGGAAGGCAAGGGCGGCAGCGCGATCATCGACGCGATCGTCAATGCCACCAACGGTTCCATTCTTGCCGAGGGAACGATCACCGATAAATCCGTGGTTTATACCAAGGAGGCCTTCGACATCGGCACGGTCACGCTCGGGAAGGGCGATGACTCGACGGTACTCCATGTAATGAACGAGTACATGGCTGTGGAAACGCCGGACGGTGTGCGCCTTGCCACGTTCCCGGATGTCATCACCACACTGTCGCCGGAGGGCGAACCTTTGAGTGTCGGGCAGTTGCAGGTGGGCATGACGGTCTTCGTGCTGCATGTGCCGAAGTCGGTGATCCCGCTCGCCTCCAGCGTGCTCGACCCGTCGGTCTATCCGCCGGTCGAAAAGGCGATGGGGATCGAGATTGCGCGCTACGCGCTGGCCGGGAAGCGTTGA
- a CDS encoding polyamine ABC transporter substrate-binding protein, protein MTKWYRENAPITADKLADELMRLKRGSVTRRHFLGVTGLGLATGVFARQPGLFNSTAFAGDLGTQMSIATWPNYHDPATFEAFTAATGVAVEVNVFGSNEEMLAKLQAGGTGWDLFVPTNYTISTYVKLGLIDELDMSKLPNYDASTETARFTNEGIVDGKTYAVPKNWGTTGIAVNSSKIKAPVTSWKEFFDVAMTEADGRAMVHDYQLTTIGNALVSLGYSFNSVKPDELAKAEELLIKVKPHLYAINSDYQPSMRATDAWMTMCWTNDGAQLNRDMPEIQFVLDKDGGEIWSDFYAIPKSAANKAAGYALLNYLMTPENAVKEHIANGAPTTDSRVLKLLPTEVTSNKIVYPDDAALTPLEFGAAVTLTDPGRAELMARFKSA, encoded by the coding sequence ATGACCAAGTGGTACAGAGAGAATGCCCCGATTACCGCCGACAAGCTTGCTGACGAGCTGATGCGCCTGAAGCGCGGGTCGGTCACCCGCCGCCACTTCCTCGGCGTCACCGGCCTCGGCCTTGCGACCGGCGTCTTCGCGCGACAGCCCGGCCTCTTCAATTCCACTGCCTTCGCCGGCGACCTTGGCACGCAGATGTCGATCGCGACCTGGCCGAATTACCACGACCCCGCCACTTTCGAGGCCTTCACCGCGGCAACTGGCGTTGCCGTCGAGGTCAATGTCTTCGGCTCGAACGAGGAAATGCTGGCAAAGCTCCAGGCGGGCGGCACCGGCTGGGATCTCTTTGTCCCCACCAACTACACGATCTCGACCTATGTGAAGCTCGGCCTGATCGACGAGCTCGATATGTCGAAACTGCCGAACTACGACGCCTCGACCGAGACCGCGCGTTTCACCAACGAAGGCATCGTCGACGGCAAGACCTATGCCGTGCCAAAGAACTGGGGCACGACCGGCATCGCGGTGAATTCCAGCAAGATCAAGGCGCCCGTTACGAGCTGGAAGGAGTTCTTCGACGTGGCGATGACCGAGGCCGACGGCCGCGCCATGGTGCACGACTATCAGCTCACCACCATCGGCAATGCGCTCGTCTCGCTCGGCTATTCCTTCAACTCCGTCAAGCCGGACGAACTCGCCAAGGCCGAGGAGCTGCTGATCAAGGTGAAGCCGCATCTTTATGCGATCAACAGCGACTACCAGCCGTCGATGCGCGCGACCGACGCCTGGATGACCATGTGCTGGACCAATGACGGCGCGCAGCTCAACCGCGACATGCCGGAAATCCAGTTCGTGCTCGACAAGGACGGCGGTGAGATCTGGTCGGACTTCTACGCAATCCCGAAGAGTGCGGCCAACAAGGCCGCGGGCTACGCATTGCTCAACTACCTGATGACGCCGGAAAATGCCGTCAAGGAGCACATCGCCAACGGCGCCCCGACGACCGACAGCCGCGTCTTGAAGCTGCTGCCGACCGAGGTCACTTCGAACAAGATCGTCTATCCGGACGACGCGGCGCTGACGCCGCTCGAATTCGGCGCCGCCGTGACGTTGACCGATCCCGGTCGCGCCGAGCTGATGGCGCGTTTCAAGTCGGCGTGA
- a CDS encoding SDR family NAD(P)-dependent oxidoreductase — MILKDRVAVVTGAGSGIGQAGAAIMAREGAHVVVVDRSRKAAEATVAAIAAGDGSAEAFGLDVTDDAALSDGIAEVLYRHGRVDILHNHAGAQVAGDLEGVDVAGFDRSWNLNVRAHFMAARLVMPSMKAAGRGVIVNTSSSSGVLYDREMIAYTTTKHAVIAMTRQMAGDYAKYGVRVNALCPGWVDTPFNEPFIAQMGGRGAIEAYIREKVPLGRWASVDEIAESILFLVSDRSSYMTGQILVVDGGETVV; from the coding sequence ATGATCCTCAAAGACCGGGTCGCGGTCGTCACCGGAGCAGGCTCCGGCATCGGCCAGGCAGGCGCCGCCATCATGGCGCGCGAAGGCGCCCATGTCGTTGTCGTCGACCGCAGCCGGAAGGCCGCGGAAGCGACCGTGGCCGCCATTGCCGCCGGGGACGGCAGCGCAGAGGCATTCGGCCTCGACGTCACCGACGATGCCGCGCTGTCGGATGGCATCGCCGAAGTGCTCTATCGGCACGGCCGCGTCGATATCTTGCACAATCACGCGGGTGCCCAGGTCGCGGGCGATCTCGAGGGTGTCGACGTGGCGGGCTTCGACCGTTCCTGGAATCTCAACGTCCGCGCTCATTTCATGGCCGCCCGCCTCGTCATGCCGTCGATGAAGGCTGCAGGGCGCGGCGTGATCGTCAATACGTCCTCCTCCTCCGGCGTGCTCTACGATCGCGAGATGATTGCCTACACGACCACGAAGCACGCGGTCATCGCCATGACCCGGCAAATGGCCGGCGACTATGCGAAATACGGCGTGCGCGTCAACGCGCTCTGCCCCGGCTGGGTGGATACGCCCTTCAACGAGCCCTTCATTGCGCAAATGGGCGGGCGCGGCGCGATCGAGGCCTATATCCGTGAGAAGGTACCGCTCGGCCGCTGGGCAAGCGTCGACGAAATCGCCGAGTCGATCCTCTTCCTCGTCTCCGATCGGTCGTCCTACATGACCGGGCAGATACTTGTGGTCGATGGCGGGGAGACGGTCGTCTGA
- a CDS encoding dihydroorotase, protein MSDFDLVLKGTVILPHRIVEGGHVAVRDGKVVHVGQGAAPSAHERHDLGKALILPGAIDAQVHSLSQKDQEDFIWSTRSATAGGVTTIVDMPYDEGNLVCSAEAVGRKVAHAAPQARVDFALYGTIDPEEGPSRIGEMVEAGVAAFKFSTFGTDPKRFPRIPAALLEECFRAIAPTGLTAGVHNEDDEVVRAAIDRVRAAGITDYRAHGLSRPPLTELLATNQIYETGAVTGCPAHVVHCSLGRGYEIAAAYRAQGHAATIECCIHYLTLDEENDVRRLGGKAKINPPIRPRAEVEKLWRHVADGDVTLVSTDHVSWSEDRKTNPDMLDNASGVPGLEVMVPLFVKGALERGIPLTRAAELMALNPARHFRLDHCKGALEAGKDADIIVMTPEAYVYDAAESGNNVVGWSPYNGIRLPWRVSATYLRGKLAFDGRRVVAEPGTGAFVRPLPSLPLREPRQ, encoded by the coding sequence ATGTCCGACTTCGATCTCGTTCTGAAAGGCACCGTCATCCTGCCGCACAGGATCGTCGAAGGCGGGCATGTGGCCGTCCGCGACGGCAAGGTGGTGCATGTCGGGCAGGGTGCTGCCCCGTCGGCTCACGAACGGCACGATCTCGGCAAGGCGCTGATCCTGCCCGGCGCGATCGATGCCCAGGTGCATTCGCTGTCGCAGAAGGACCAGGAAGATTTCATCTGGTCGACTCGCTCGGCCACCGCCGGTGGCGTGACGACGATCGTCGACATGCCCTATGACGAGGGCAATCTCGTTTGCTCGGCAGAAGCAGTCGGGCGCAAGGTCGCCCATGCCGCTCCGCAGGCCCGCGTCGACTTTGCACTTTACGGCACCATTGATCCCGAAGAGGGGCCGTCGCGGATTGGCGAGATGGTGGAGGCCGGTGTCGCCGCCTTCAAGTTCTCGACTTTCGGAACGGATCCGAAACGTTTTCCGCGAATTCCAGCCGCACTGCTGGAGGAGTGCTTTCGGGCCATCGCCCCGACGGGGCTGACCGCCGGCGTTCACAACGAGGATGACGAGGTGGTGCGGGCGGCGATCGACAGGGTCAGGGCCGCTGGCATCACAGACTATCGCGCGCATGGGCTCTCGCGGCCGCCGCTGACCGAGCTTCTTGCCACCAACCAGATCTATGAAACCGGCGCGGTAACCGGCTGCCCAGCGCATGTGGTGCATTGCTCGCTCGGTCGCGGCTACGAAATTGCCGCCGCCTATCGGGCGCAGGGCCATGCGGCGACGATCGAGTGCTGTATCCATTATCTAACTTTGGACGAGGAGAACGACGTGCGCCGCCTCGGCGGCAAGGCCAAGATCAACCCGCCGATTCGGCCGCGCGCGGAGGTCGAAAAACTCTGGCGGCATGTGGCCGACGGTGACGTGACGCTGGTTTCCACAGATCACGTGAGCTGGTCGGAGGACCGCAAGACCAATCCGGACATGCTCGACAATGCTTCCGGCGTGCCCGGTCTCGAGGTGATGGTGCCGCTTTTCGTCAAAGGTGCGTTGGAGCGCGGCATCCCGCTGACGCGGGCCGCCGAGTTGATGGCGCTCAACCCCGCGCGGCATTTCCGCCTCGACCATTGCAAAGGAGCGCTCGAAGCCGGCAAGGACGCTGATATCATCGTCATGACACCGGAAGCCTATGTCTATGACGCGGCCGAAAGCGGCAACAATGTCGTCGGCTGGTCGCCCTATAACGGCATTCGGCTGCCATGGCGGGTTTCCGCCACGTATCTGCGCGGCAAGCTCGCCTTCGACGGCCGTCGCGTCGTTGCAGAGCCGGGCACTGGTGCCTTCGTGCGGCCGCTTCCGAGCCTGCCGCTTCGGGAGCCGCGGCAATGA